ATCCCCATCACCCGCTCCATTTTATTTATATCATAAAGGAGCATGCCGTGATAAGAAATAGAACATACCTTCTAACACTATCACTCTTTATTTTAACCCAGGTCACCTGTGCCGCAGAAAAAAGCAAAGAGGGACATTTCCGGCAGGCTCCTGATGCGATAAAACTTTCAGACCCATCAGTTACGGGCATAATGACTCTGGAAGAGACATTGAGCAAAAGACGTTCGGTAAGAAATTTTGCCAATGTTCCGGTGACCCTCGGTGAAATATCGCAACTGCTCTGGTCTGCCCAGGGTATAACAAGCGAGCGAGGATACCGAACCGCACCCTCGGCAGGGGCGTCCTATCCCTTAGAGATATATCTTTTAATAGGCAAGGCAGACAGCCTGGCTCCCGGGTTATACAGATACCTGCCGGGATCCCACCAACTGACACTCGTTTTAAAAGGGGATATCCGGGAAAGCATTGCTGCCGCCGCACTCGGACAGAAATGCGTAAGAACAGCGCCGGCAATCATAGTGATCGCAGCGGTATACGACAGGGTAAAGGCCCGATATGGAGAGCGAGGGATACGGTACACTGATATGGAAGCAGGCCATGTCGGGCAGAACATATCCCTGCAGGCAGTGGCTCTGGGGCTGGGAACGGTCATGGTGGGCGCATTTGACGACCGGGCCATGAAGGATGTATTGAAATTGGGCAAAGACGAAGTGCCGTTATATCTGATACCCGTTGGGCATGCGGAAACTGAAAAAGCGAGGTAAACCCTCGCTTTTTGATTTATTATGGATAAGTTGATGCTTATTTCTTTTCGCCGTTCTTCTCGTCTCCGATCTTAAAACCTATTCCCCGGTTCTCCGGCCCGAAGGTCTTGATGGCTCCGAACTGGGCCTCGAATTTCTTGATATTATCCTCCAGCGCGTTAAGCAGCATCTTGGCATGCTGGGGTGTGGTAACGATCCGGGAATAGATCTTGGCTTTGGGGATCCCGGGAAGCACCCGGGCAAAGTCTATGATAAATTCCGAAGGGGAATGGGCTATCAGCGCCAGGTTGGAATAAACGCCTTCGGCCTCTTTTTCCCCCAGTTCAATGTTAATCTGGTTCTGTGGGTTCTGTTCCATTTTATCTGCCTTTTATTAAATGATTAATTTCTTTACCTACAGGGTATTTTAACAGACTTTAATTGATCATGTCAAGGTTAATGGATATCTTT
The window above is part of the Candidatus Edwardsbacteria bacterium genome. Proteins encoded here:
- a CDS encoding SagB/ThcOx family dehydrogenase, encoding MTLEETLSKRRSVRNFANVPVTLGEISQLLWSAQGITSERGYRTAPSAGASYPLEIYLLIGKADSLAPGLYRYLPGSHQLTLVLKGDIRESIAAAALGQKCVRTAPAIIVIAAVYDRVKARYGERGIRYTDMEAGHVGQNISLQAVALGLGTVMVGAFDDRAMKDVLKLGKDEVPLYLIPVGHAETEKAR
- a CDS encoding DUF3467 domain-containing protein; its protein translation is MEQNPQNQINIELGEKEAEGVYSNLALIAHSPSEFIIDFARVLPGIPKAKIYSRIVTTPQHAKMLLNALEDNIKKFEAQFGAIKTFGPENRGIGFKIGDEKNGEKK